Proteins from a genomic interval of Planctomycetota bacterium:
- a CDS encoding 4Fe-4S dicluster domain-containing protein, whose product MSDAATDSLRQTAAQLLAEGKVGLVVGYGREDGTPTVAAVFVRRAEDAARLLFDAFCFPNLAVYLTKKEVRDLAAAPQSGQAAASSRKIALVVKGCDLRAVNVLLREHVIPRDDVVLIGVRCAGVGEPPLGKCQACGVHDPQGCDVVVGPPVEANPAADQRFAAAEAIEAKTMEERWAYWRRHLDRCVRCYACRQVCPLCYCKRCIVEKSTPQWVETSSHLRGNVAWNVARALHLTGRCVGCGECERVCPAGIPLGAINQKMAKLVHDWFGFESGRSPEEKAPFTTYAPDDPEEGIL is encoded by the coding sequence ATGAGCGACGCGGCAACCGATTCCCTGCGGCAGACGGCCGCACAGCTTCTTGCCGAAGGCAAGGTGGGCCTCGTGGTCGGCTACGGCCGCGAAGATGGCACGCCAACGGTGGCCGCCGTGTTCGTGCGGCGGGCCGAGGACGCCGCCCGCCTGCTGTTCGACGCCTTCTGCTTCCCGAACCTGGCGGTCTACCTCACCAAGAAAGAGGTGCGCGACCTCGCGGCCGCCCCCCAGAGCGGGCAGGCCGCCGCATCCTCGCGCAAGATCGCCCTCGTCGTGAAGGGCTGCGACCTGCGCGCCGTGAACGTGCTGCTGCGCGAGCATGTGATTCCCCGCGACGACGTGGTGCTGATCGGCGTGCGCTGCGCCGGCGTGGGCGAGCCGCCGCTCGGCAAGTGCCAGGCGTGCGGCGTGCACGATCCCCAGGGCTGCGACGTGGTCGTCGGCCCGCCCGTCGAGGCCAACCCCGCCGCCGACCAACGCTTCGCCGCCGCCGAGGCCATCGAGGCCAAGACGATGGAGGAGCGGTGGGCCTACTGGCGGCGGCACCTGGACCGCTGCGTGAGATGCTATGCGTGCAGGCAGGTGTGCCCGCTGTGTTACTGCAAGAGATGCATCGTCGAGAAGTCCACGCCGCAGTGGGTCGAGACCAGCTCGCACCTGCGCGGCAACGTGGCCTGGAACGTCGCCCGCGCCCTGCACCTCACGGGGCGCTGCGTGGGCTGCGGGGAATGCGAACGCGTGTGCCCCGCGGGCATTCCGCTCGGCGCCATCAACCAGAAGATGGCCAAGCTCGTGCACGACTGGTTCGGCTTCGAGTCGGGGCGGTCGCCGGAGGAGAAGGCCCCCTTCACCACCTACGCGCCCGATGACCCCGAGGAGGGCATCCTCTGA
- a CDS encoding hydrogenase iron-sulfur subunit, whose protein sequence is MSHTATEHDATPAAATAEWKPNIVAFLCNWCSYAGADLAGMSRFGYPAAIRIIRVPCSGRVDPMFILKSFERGADMVLVSGCHPGDCHYTSGNFHARRKLQAFRELMSFLGIDPRRFKMSWVSAAEGGKWSALVNEITEEARRLGPFTGYPSCENGNGRTTREQGD, encoded by the coding sequence ATGAGCCACACCGCCACCGAACACGACGCGACCCCGGCCGCCGCCACGGCCGAATGGAAGCCGAACATCGTGGCCTTCCTGTGCAACTGGTGCTCTTACGCGGGCGCCGACCTGGCCGGGATGAGCCGCTTCGGCTATCCCGCCGCCATCCGCATCATCCGCGTGCCCTGCTCGGGCCGGGTGGACCCGATGTTCATCCTCAAGAGCTTCGAGCGCGGGGCCGACATGGTGTTGGTATCGGGCTGCCACCCCGGCGACTGCCACTACACGAGCGGCAACTTCCACGCGCGGCGCAAGCTCCAGGCGTTCCGCGAGCTGATGAGCTTCCTGGGCATAGACCCGCGGCGGTTCAAGATGTCGTGGGTCTCGGCCGCCGAGGGCGGCAAGTGGTCGGCGCTCGTCAACGAAATCACCGAGGAGGCGCGCCGCCTCGGGCCGTTCACAGGTTACCCAAGTTGCGAGAACGGCAATGGCAGAACAACGCGTGAGCAAGGCGACTGA
- a CDS encoding 4Fe-4S binding protein: protein KTRQAVAASKCILCGLCVRVCAEVIGPSATCFAGRGRGREISTPYKQLSDVCIGCGACAFLCPTGAIDPAEFCSHPIEQIPNEFNCGYDVRTPIHIPFPQAVPNKPLIDRENCIHFKTGGCGACKTICPAGAIDYDMTDEIVEEKVGAVIVATGYQLLDPSIYEEYGYGRYPDVVTSLEFERMVSASGPTEGELRRPSNGQPPKTIVFLQCIGSREEQTGGKPYCSKICCMYTAKHAILYKHKVHDGQAFIFYMDIRSAGKNYEEFVRRVVKEKDATYLRGRVSKVFPRGDKLIVMGADTLGGGQVEIAAEMVVLAPALLPSAGVRELAQKLRIGYDQHGFLSEAHPKLKPVETNTAGVFLAGCAHSPKDIPDTVAQASAAASKALGLITHDRLTREPTIGIVNQATCNGCFECQTVCAYGAIGPREIRDRRGTLLAVVAHINEGLCQGCGACAVTCRSKSIEVQGFRDDQLYAEINAIGSSAPLVAALPSGRHGNGSEK, encoded by the coding sequence AAGACGAGGCAGGCCGTTGCTGCATCCAAGTGCATCCTCTGCGGCCTGTGCGTGCGCGTGTGCGCTGAGGTGATCGGCCCGTCGGCCACCTGCTTCGCCGGGCGCGGGCGCGGGCGCGAGATCTCGACGCCCTACAAGCAGCTCTCCGACGTGTGCATCGGCTGCGGCGCCTGCGCCTTCCTCTGCCCCACGGGGGCCATTGACCCCGCCGAGTTCTGCTCGCACCCCATCGAGCAGATCCCCAACGAGTTCAACTGCGGCTACGACGTGCGCACGCCCATCCACATCCCCTTCCCCCAGGCCGTGCCCAACAAGCCGCTCATTGACCGCGAGAACTGCATCCACTTCAAGACCGGCGGCTGCGGCGCCTGCAAGACCATCTGCCCCGCCGGCGCCATTGACTACGACATGACCGACGAGATCGTCGAGGAGAAGGTCGGCGCCGTGATCGTGGCCACCGGCTACCAGCTCCTCGACCCGAGCATCTACGAGGAGTACGGCTACGGCCGCTACCCCGATGTGGTGACGAGCCTGGAGTTCGAGCGCATGGTGAGCGCCAGCGGCCCCACCGAGGGCGAACTGCGCCGCCCCTCGAACGGCCAGCCTCCCAAGACCATTGTGTTCCTCCAGTGCATCGGCTCGCGCGAGGAGCAGACCGGCGGCAAGCCTTACTGCTCGAAAATCTGCTGCATGTACACCGCCAAGCATGCCATCCTCTACAAACACAAGGTGCACGACGGCCAGGCCTTCATTTTCTATATGGACATCCGCTCCGCGGGCAAGAACTACGAGGAGTTCGTGCGCCGCGTGGTGAAGGAGAAAGACGCCACGTACCTGCGCGGGCGCGTGTCGAAGGTGTTCCCGCGCGGCGACAAGCTGATCGTGATGGGCGCCGACACGCTGGGCGGCGGCCAGGTGGAGATCGCCGCCGAGATGGTGGTGCTGGCCCCCGCGCTGCTGCCCTCGGCCGGTGTGCGCGAGCTGGCGCAGAAGCTCCGCATCGGCTACGACCAGCACGGCTTCCTCTCCGAAGCGCACCCCAAGCTCAAGCCCGTCGAGACCAACACGGCCGGCGTGTTCCTGGCCGGCTGCGCGCACAGCCCGAAGGACATTCCCGACACCGTGGCGCAGGCGAGTGCGGCGGCGAGCAAGGCCCTCGGCCTCATCACCCACGACCGCCTCACGCGCGAGCCCACCATCGGCATCGTGAACCAGGCCACCTGCAACGGCTGCTTCGAATGCCAGACCGTGTGCGCCTACGGCGCGATCGGGCCACGCGAGATCCGCGACCGGCGCGGCACGCTGCTGGCCGTCGTGGCTCACATCAACGAGGGCCTGTGCCAGGGCTGCGGGGCCTGCGCCGTCACGTGCCGCTCCAAGAGCATCGAGGTGCAGGGCTTCCGCGACGACCAGCTCTACGCCGAGATCAACGCCATCGGATCGTCGGCGCCGCTCGTGGCGGCGCTTCCCTCGGGCCGCCACGGCAATGGGAGTGAGAAATGA
- a CDS encoding 2Fe-2S iron-sulfur cluster-binding protein — protein MIALTMDGRQAEVQDGQTLLDAAKTLGIEIPTLCHHKAVPPAGACRVCVVEITGGGRPGLMPACAYPAQNGLVIDTNSKAVRASRRLTLSLLLSRSPESEVLVKLAQEYDAQPLFSSPTPQPPAPNTEHSDGSTGT, from the coding sequence ATGATCGCTCTGACGATGGATGGCCGGCAAGCCGAAGTTCAGGACGGGCAGACGCTGCTCGACGCCGCGAAGACCCTCGGCATCGAGATCCCCACCCTGTGCCACCACAAGGCCGTGCCGCCCGCGGGCGCGTGCCGCGTGTGCGTGGTCGAGATCACCGGCGGCGGCCGCCCCGGCCTCATGCCCGCGTGCGCCTATCCCGCCCAGAACGGACTGGTGATCGACACCAATTCGAAGGCCGTGCGGGCCTCGCGCCGGCTGACCCTCAGCCTGCTCCTCTCGCGCAGCCCCGAGAGCGAGGTGCTCGTGAAACTGGCGCAGGAGTACGACGCCCAGCCCCTCTTCTCTTCACCCACCCCCCAACCCCCAGCACCGAACACCGAACACTCCGATGGCTCGACGGGGACC
- the nuoF gene encoding NADH-quinone oxidoreductase subunit NuoF encodes MAVATRLTSPQDLAEFRDYLRSERDEKATCLAICAGTGCRANGSMELFEELRRQLDAEGLTGVDVRATGCHGFCEKGPLVVIHPQEVFYQGVQISDIPAIIEQTLRKGEVVDSLLYRDPVTKKKCRLEGEVPFYAKQQRIVFRHNGTIDPTSIEDYIAAGGYAALPKALLEMTPEGVIDQITKSGLRGRGGGGFPTGKKWAICRAQPGDEKYIICNGDEGDPGAFMDRSIMEGDPHAVLEGMVIGAYAIGAHQGYLYVRAEYPLAVSNLQVAIEQAHEMGLLGDDILGSGFSFGVEIVRGAGAFVCGEETALIASIMGDIGSPRQRPPYPAQAGLWGLPTNINNVETWANVPVIIERGADWFASIGTERSKGTKVFSLVGKVQNTGLVEVPMGTTLREIVFDIGGGIQKKRKLKAVQTGGPSGGCIPEALIDLPVDYEKLTEAGAMMGSGGLIVMDERTCMVDVARYFLAFLADESCGKCTPCREGVDQMHRILTRITEGKGREGDIEQLEELAGYVKSSSLCMLGGTAPNPVLSTLRYFRDEYEAHIRDRKCPAGVCKALVRFRIEAEVCKACGLCKRDCPSNAIAGEKKQPHVIDAAKCVQCGVCYEACPFGAVVTS; translated from the coding sequence ATGGCCGTAGCCACACGCCTCACCTCGCCACAGGACCTGGCCGAGTTCCGCGATTACCTGCGCTCGGAGCGCGACGAGAAGGCCACCTGCCTGGCCATCTGCGCCGGCACCGGCTGCCGCGCCAACGGCAGCATGGAGCTCTTCGAGGAACTGCGCCGCCAGCTCGACGCCGAGGGCCTCACGGGCGTGGACGTGCGCGCCACCGGCTGCCACGGCTTCTGCGAGAAAGGCCCCCTCGTCGTCATTCACCCGCAGGAGGTCTTCTACCAGGGCGTCCAGATCAGCGACATCCCAGCCATCATCGAGCAGACGCTGCGCAAAGGCGAGGTGGTGGACTCCCTGCTCTACCGCGACCCTGTGACAAAGAAGAAGTGCCGCCTCGAGGGGGAGGTGCCCTTCTACGCCAAGCAGCAGCGCATCGTCTTCCGCCACAACGGCACCATTGACCCCACGAGCATCGAGGACTACATCGCCGCCGGCGGCTACGCGGCCCTGCCCAAGGCGCTGCTCGAGATGACGCCCGAGGGCGTGATTGACCAGATCACGAAGTCGGGCCTCCGCGGCCGCGGCGGCGGCGGCTTCCCCACGGGCAAGAAGTGGGCCATCTGCCGCGCCCAGCCCGGCGACGAGAAGTACATCATCTGCAACGGCGACGAGGGCGACCCCGGGGCGTTCATGGACCGCAGCATCATGGAGGGCGACCCGCACGCGGTGCTGGAGGGCATGGTCATCGGCGCCTATGCCATCGGCGCGCACCAGGGCTACCTCTACGTCCGCGCCGAATACCCCCTCGCCGTCAGCAACCTCCAGGTCGCCATCGAGCAGGCCCACGAGATGGGCCTCCTGGGCGACGACATCCTCGGCTCGGGATTCTCGTTCGGCGTCGAGATCGTGCGCGGCGCCGGCGCCTTCGTGTGCGGCGAGGAAACCGCGCTCATCGCCTCCATCATGGGCGACATCGGCAGCCCCCGTCAGCGTCCGCCTTACCCGGCCCAGGCGGGCCTGTGGGGGCTGCCGACGAACATCAATAACGTCGAGACCTGGGCCAACGTGCCCGTGATCATCGAGCGCGGCGCCGACTGGTTCGCCTCCATCGGCACCGAGCGCTCGAAGGGCACCAAGGTCTTCTCCCTCGTCGGCAAGGTGCAGAACACCGGCCTCGTCGAAGTGCCCATGGGCACCACCCTGCGCGAGATCGTCTTCGACATCGGCGGCGGCATCCAGAAGAAGCGCAAGCTCAAGGCCGTACAGACCGGCGGCCCCTCGGGCGGCTGCATCCCCGAGGCCCTGATCGATCTGCCCGTGGACTACGAGAAGCTCACCGAGGCCGGTGCCATGATGGGCTCAGGCGGCCTGATCGTGATGGACGAACGGACCTGCATGGTGGACGTGGCCCGCTACTTCCTGGCCTTCCTCGCCGACGAGTCGTGCGGCAAGTGCACCCCCTGCCGCGAGGGCGTGGACCAGATGCATCGCATCCTCACCCGCATCACCGAGGGCAAGGGCCGCGAGGGCGACATCGAGCAGCTCGAAGAGCTGGCCGGGTACGTCAAGAGTTCGTCGCTGTGCATGCTCGGCGGCACGGCGCCCAACCCCGTGCTCTCGACCCTGCGCTACTTCCGCGACGAGTACGAGGCCCACATCCGCGACCGCAAGTGCCCCGCCGGCGTGTGCAAGGCGCTCGTGCGCTTCCGCATCGAGGCCGAGGTCTGCAAGGCCTGCGGCCTGTGCAAGCGCGACTGCCCCAGCAACGCCATCGCCGGCGAGAAGAAGCAGCCCCACGTGATTGACGCGGCCAAGTGCGTCCAGTGCGGCGTGTGTTACGAGGCGTGCCCGTTCGGCGCCGTGGTGACAAGCTGA
- a CDS encoding NAD(P)H-dependent oxidoreductase subunit E produces the protein MARNKIAVPAPRSVAAHTPPEVAAKVDAILERCTDRAGMVIGLLQDIQDEFNYLRQDALTYLAEKSGLPLSRLYAVARFYHAFSLKPRGKYVLRVCLGTACHLRGGGSVADAISRELGIGHGETTKDMLFTLERVNCLGACALAPVVTVNNKYHGKMTVGKMMQIIEQCAEAKEKEPVTA, from the coding sequence ATGGCCCGCAACAAGATCGCCGTCCCCGCGCCGCGCTCGGTGGCCGCCCACACGCCGCCCGAGGTGGCCGCCAAGGTGGATGCGATCCTCGAGCGCTGCACCGACCGCGCCGGCATGGTCATCGGGCTGCTCCAGGACATTCAGGACGAGTTCAACTACCTCCGGCAAGACGCCCTCACCTACCTGGCCGAGAAGTCGGGCCTCCCGCTCAGCCGCCTCTACGCCGTGGCGCGCTTCTACCACGCCTTCAGCCTCAAGCCGCGCGGCAAGTACGTCCTCCGCGTGTGCCTGGGCACCGCCTGCCACCTGCGCGGCGGCGGCAGCGTGGCCGACGCCATCAGCCGCGAGCTGGGCATCGGCCACGGCGAGACGACCAAGGACATGCTGTTCACCCTCGAGCGCGTCAACTGCCTGGGCGCCTGCGCCCTGGCCCCCGTGGTCACCGTGAACAACAAGTACCACGGCAAGATGACCGTGGGCAAGATGATGCAGATCATCGAGCAGTGCGCCGAGGCGAAGGAGAAGGAGCCCGTGACCGCCTAG